The Stygiolobus azoricus genome window below encodes:
- a CDS encoding Lrp/AsnC ligand binding domain-containing protein: MASAIVLINTDAGGEEEVFDKLKNMKEITEVHVVYGVYDIVAKVEADSLDKLKDFVTNTVRKLPKVRSTLTMIIVEGKSVVKK; encoded by the coding sequence TTGGCATCTGCGATAGTTCTCATTAATACGGATGCTGGAGGAGAAGAAGAAGTGTTCGATAAATTAAAAAACATGAAAGAGATAACTGAGGTTCATGTAGTTTATGGAGTGTATGATATAGTTGCTAAAGTTGAAGCTGATTCATTAGATAAATTAAAGGATTTTGTAACTAATACTGTAAGGAAATTACCTAAGGTGAGATCAACATTAACAATGATAATAGTGGAAGGCAAGAGCGTAGTAAAGAAGTAA
- a CDS encoding preprotein translocase subunit Sec61beta, with protein MPSSKKRKKETVPLVSMAGLIRYYEEEREKVKVSPTILIIASIAIIAGVILASILIPPPV; from the coding sequence ATGCCTTCTAGTAAAAAGAGAAAGAAAGAAACAGTACCTTTGGTTTCAATGGCAGGTTTGATTAGATATTATGAAGAAGAAAGAGAGAAGGTTAAGGTATCTCCTACAATTCTAATTATAGCTTCTATTGCCATAATAGCAGGAGTAATACTAGCGTCAATTTTAATTCCTCCTCCAGTGTAA
- a CDS encoding DUF367 family protein translates to MKLFIIDYDQDDPKKCTGKKLVRLGFAKLTKHEMGIVLDPFSRTTLSIDDKELALKEGITALDASWNIINEKTFIKKNTHRRLPVLFAGNPTHYAIAYKLSTLEALASALYILDEVNEAMKLLNTIKWGHTFLELNKEILEAYRGRKEKEILKVEKEIIDKILGLNPFS, encoded by the coding sequence ATGAAGCTATTTATTATAGATTATGACCAAGATGATCCTAAGAAATGCACCGGTAAAAAACTAGTACGTTTAGGTTTTGCTAAGTTAACTAAACATGAAATGGGAATAGTTCTAGATCCTTTTTCAAGAACAACTTTATCTATAGATGATAAAGAACTAGCTCTTAAAGAGGGTATTACTGCTTTAGATGCGTCGTGGAACATTATTAATGAGAAAACCTTTATAAAGAAAAATACACATAGGAGATTACCTGTTCTTTTCGCAGGAAACCCCACTCATTACGCAATAGCATATAAATTGTCGACGTTGGAGGCTCTTGCTTCAGCACTATATATTCTAGATGAAGTAAATGAAGCAATGAAGCTATTAAATACTATAAAATGGGGGCATACTTTTTTAGAATTAAACAAGGAAATACTTGAAGCCTATAGGGGTAGAAAAGAGAAGGAAATACTTAAGGTAGAGAAGGAAATAATAGATAAGATCTTAGGGCTGAATCCTTTTTCGTAA